One genomic region from Streptomyces sp. NBC_01431 encodes:
- the eccD gene encoding type VII secretion integral membrane protein EccD, which yields MRRANDPAPGDRAPRAQPVKPAKGKPKVTTTTTATTAAEPNRPGQTTGAGLGFCRVTIVAPDGRIDVALPDDIPVADIYPEILRLAQQSPEEGAPVGYSLVRRDGTVLDSARSFAAQAILDGELLTLRPFSQSLPPAVFDDVSEAVASAVTQDRTLWNTGLTRAAGLIGGGVLFVLLAFAAWTGDPRHDMHGAPGILAAVAGVLLLTLAAVRARIYDDQLSAVALGLGSLPNIAVAGSGLLPLATHDGVGRLQALLACAAVLIASLVLTLLSPRGDGPFVAFGLASAVGVLLVFTAILTGMTPTETAAVCTQLAVGALAFLPGLSMRFARLPIGFEPPHSSQRDFGDHPAPQEPVDAERIAAQARRGHELLVGLVGGCAVLAAAGAAVLGFSDNTWGRLLALATGVAMLMRAHLFRYTAQVAATLAAGLGALVLLGLGLCVKAPRGLMADALKGDTAALDIRTLWLVAAIAAAAALVTAIALIVPSRGVTPFWGRFLEIAEGFVLLTLLPLTLAVFDVYARARALTS from the coding sequence ATGCGACGGGCGAACGACCCGGCACCGGGCGACCGGGCACCGCGAGCGCAACCAGTGAAGCCAGCGAAGGGGAAGCCGAAGGTGACCACGACGACCACCGCGACGACGGCCGCCGAACCGAACCGGCCCGGCCAGACAACCGGCGCGGGCCTCGGCTTCTGCCGGGTGACGATCGTCGCGCCGGACGGCCGCATCGACGTGGCGCTGCCCGACGACATCCCGGTCGCCGACATCTACCCCGAGATCCTGCGGCTCGCCCAGCAGAGCCCGGAAGAGGGCGCCCCGGTCGGTTACTCGCTGGTGCGCCGCGACGGCACCGTCCTCGACAGCGCCCGCTCCTTCGCCGCCCAGGCGATCCTCGACGGTGAGCTGCTCACCCTGCGCCCCTTCTCTCAGTCGCTGCCGCCCGCCGTCTTCGACGACGTCTCCGAGGCCGTCGCCTCCGCGGTCACCCAGGACCGCACACTGTGGAACACCGGGCTGACCCGCGCCGCGGGCCTCATCGGCGGCGGCGTGCTGTTCGTCCTGCTCGCCTTCGCCGCCTGGACGGGCGACCCGCGCCACGACATGCACGGCGCGCCGGGCATCCTCGCCGCCGTCGCCGGAGTACTGCTGCTCACCCTCGCGGCCGTACGTGCCCGGATCTACGACGACCAGCTCTCCGCCGTCGCGCTCGGCCTCGGCTCGCTGCCCAACATCGCGGTCGCCGGGTCCGGCCTGCTGCCGCTCGCCACCCACGACGGCGTCGGTCGGCTCCAGGCGCTGCTCGCCTGCGCCGCGGTCCTGATCGCCTCGCTCGTACTCACCCTGCTCTCGCCGCGCGGCGACGGCCCCTTCGTGGCGTTCGGGCTGGCCTCCGCGGTGGGCGTGCTCCTCGTGTTCACCGCGATCCTGACCGGAATGACGCCGACCGAGACCGCCGCGGTCTGCACCCAGCTCGCGGTCGGCGCGCTCGCTTTCCTGCCCGGTCTCTCCATGCGCTTCGCCCGGCTGCCCATCGGCTTCGAGCCCCCGCACTCCTCCCAGCGCGACTTCGGCGACCACCCCGCCCCGCAGGAGCCCGTCGACGCCGAGCGCATCGCCGCCCAGGCCCGGCGCGGCCACGAACTGCTCGTCGGTCTGGTCGGTGGCTGCGCCGTCCTGGCGGCCGCCGGCGCCGCGGTACTCGGGTTCAGTGACAACACCTGGGGTCGCCTGCTCGCCCTGGCCACCGGCGTGGCCATGCTCATGCGGGCCCACCTCTTCCGCTACACCGCCCAGGTCGCCGCCACCCTGGCCGCCGGTCTCGGCGCCCTCGTCCTGCTCGGCCTCGGCCTGTGCGTCAAGGCGCCGCGCGGCCTGATGGCGGACGCGCTGAAGGGCGACACCGCGGCGCTGGACATCCGTACCCTGTGGCTGGTCGCCGCGATCGCCGCCGCAGCGGCCCTGGTCACCGCCATCGCGTTGATCGTGCCCAGCCGCGGAGTGACCCCGTTCTGGGGCCGCTTCCTGGAGATCGCCGAGGGATTCGTCCTGCTCACGCTGCTGCCGCTGACCCTGGCCGTCTTCGACGTGTACGCCAGGGCCCGCGCCCTGACCAGCTGA
- the dapB gene encoding 4-hydroxy-tetrahydrodipicolinate reductase: protein MSKLRVAVLGAKGRIGSEAVRAVEAADDMELVAALGRGDKLETLAETGAQVAVELTTPASVMDNLEFCVRHGIHAVVGTTGWTEDRLAQLNTWLDGSPSTGVLIAPNFSIGAVLTMKFAQLAAPYFESVEVVELHHPNKVDAPSGTATRTAQLIAAARAEAGVGPAPDATATALDGARGADVDGIPVHAVRLRGLLAHQEVLLGAEGETLTVRHDSLHHSSFMPGILLGVRRVVTTPGLTFGLEHFLDLN, encoded by the coding sequence ATGAGCAAGCTGCGCGTGGCGGTCCTCGGCGCGAAGGGCCGGATCGGCTCCGAAGCGGTACGCGCCGTGGAAGCCGCCGACGACATGGAGCTGGTCGCGGCCCTCGGCCGCGGCGACAAGCTGGAGACGCTCGCCGAGACGGGCGCCCAGGTCGCGGTCGAACTGACCACCCCCGCCTCGGTGATGGACAACCTGGAATTCTGTGTACGCCACGGCATCCACGCCGTCGTCGGCACCACGGGCTGGACCGAGGACCGCCTCGCGCAGCTGAACACCTGGCTGGACGGCTCCCCGTCCACCGGCGTGCTCATCGCCCCGAACTTCTCCATCGGCGCCGTCCTGACCATGAAGTTCGCCCAGCTCGCGGCCCCGTACTTCGAGTCGGTCGAGGTCGTCGAGCTGCACCACCCCAACAAGGTCGACGCCCCGTCCGGTACCGCGACGCGTACGGCCCAGCTGATCGCGGCGGCCCGCGCCGAGGCGGGCGTGGGCCCCGCGCCGGACGCCACGGCCACCGCCCTCGACGGGGCCCGGGGCGCCGACGTGGACGGCATCCCGGTGCACGCCGTCCGGCTGCGCGGCCTCCTGGCCCACCAGGAAGTGCTGCTCGGCGCGGAGGGCGAGACCCTCACCGTGCGCCACGACTCCCTGCACCACAGCAGCTTCATGCCGGGCATCCTGCTCGGCGTCCGCCGCGTGGTGACCACTCCGGGCCTCACCTTCGGCCTGGAACACTTCCTCGACCTCAACTGA
- a CDS encoding polyribonucleotide nucleotidyltransferase has protein sequence MENETHYAEAVIDNGSFGTRTIRFETGRLAKQAAGSAVAYLDDDTMVLSATTASKKPKDQLDFFPLTVDVEERQYAAGKIPGSFFRREGRPSEDAILTCRLIDRPLRPSFKKGLRNEIQVVATIMALNPDHLYDVVAINAASASTQLAGLPFSGPIGGVRVALIRGQWVAFPTHTELEDAVFDMVVAGRALEDGDVAIMMVEAEATEKTIQLVQGGAEAPTEEVVAAGLDAAKPFIKVLCKAQADLAAKAAKPTGDFPVFLDYQDDVLEALAAAVKGELAQALTIAGKQDREAELDRVKEIAAEKLLPAFEGREKEISAAYRALTKKLVRERVIKDKVRIDGRGITDIRTLAAEVEAIPRVHGSALFERGETQILGVTTLNMLRMEQQLDTLSPVTRKRYMHNYNFPPYSVGETGRVGSPKRREIGHGALAERAIVPVLPTREEFPYAIRQVSEALGSNGSTSMGSVCASTMSLLNAGVPLKAPVAGIAMGLISQEIDGKTHYVALTDILGAEDAFGDMDFKVAGTKEFVTALQLDTKLDGIPASVLAAALKQARDARLHILDVMMEAIDTPDEMSPNAPRIITVKIPVDKIGEVIGPKGKMINQIQEDTGAEITIEDDGTIYIGAQVGSQAEAARATINSIANPTMPEVGERYLGTVVKTTTFGAFVSLMPGKDGLLHISQIRKLAGGKRVENVEDVLGVGAKVQVEIAEIDSRGKLSLVPVIEGETADEAEKDDAAK, from the coding sequence GTGGAGAACGAGACCCACTACGCCGAGGCCGTCATCGACAACGGCTCCTTCGGCACCCGCACCATCCGCTTCGAGACGGGCCGCCTGGCCAAGCAGGCCGCCGGCTCCGCCGTGGCGTACCTGGACGACGACACCATGGTGCTGTCGGCCACGACCGCCTCCAAGAAGCCCAAGGACCAGCTCGACTTCTTCCCCCTCACGGTGGACGTCGAGGAGCGGCAGTACGCGGCCGGCAAGATCCCCGGCTCCTTCTTCCGCCGCGAGGGCCGGCCCTCCGAGGACGCGATCCTCACCTGCCGTCTGATCGACCGCCCGCTGCGCCCGTCCTTCAAGAAGGGCCTGCGCAACGAGATCCAGGTCGTCGCGACGATCATGGCGCTCAACCCCGACCACCTGTACGACGTCGTCGCGATCAACGCCGCGTCCGCGTCCACGCAGCTGGCCGGCCTGCCCTTCTCCGGCCCGATCGGCGGCGTCCGCGTCGCGCTGATCCGCGGCCAGTGGGTGGCGTTCCCGACGCACACCGAGCTTGAGGACGCCGTCTTCGACATGGTCGTCGCCGGTCGCGCCCTTGAGGACGGCGACGTCGCGATCATGATGGTCGAGGCCGAGGCCACTGAGAAGACCATCCAGCTGGTCCAGGGCGGCGCCGAGGCGCCGACCGAGGAGGTCGTCGCGGCCGGTCTGGACGCCGCGAAGCCCTTCATCAAGGTCCTCTGCAAGGCCCAGGCCGACCTCGCCGCCAAGGCCGCGAAGCCGACCGGCGACTTCCCGGTCTTCCTCGACTACCAGGACGACGTCCTGGAGGCGCTCGCCGCCGCGGTCAAGGGCGAGCTCGCGCAGGCGCTGACCATCGCGGGCAAGCAGGACCGCGAGGCCGAGCTGGACCGCGTCAAGGAGATCGCCGCCGAGAAGCTGCTCCCGGCCTTCGAGGGCCGCGAGAAGGAGATCTCCGCCGCGTACCGCGCGCTGACCAAGAAGCTGGTCCGCGAGCGCGTCATCAAGGACAAGGTCCGCATCGACGGCCGTGGGATCACGGACATCCGTACCCTGGCCGCCGAGGTCGAGGCCATCCCGCGCGTGCACGGTTCCGCGCTGTTCGAGCGTGGCGAGACCCAGATCCTGGGCGTCACCACCCTCAACATGCTCCGGATGGAGCAGCAGCTGGACACCCTTTCGCCGGTGACCCGCAAGCGCTACATGCACAACTACAACTTCCCGCCGTACTCGGTCGGCGAGACCGGCCGCGTGGGTTCGCCCAAGCGCCGCGAGATCGGCCATGGCGCGCTCGCCGAGCGCGCCATCGTGCCGGTCCTGCCGACCCGCGAGGAGTTCCCCTACGCGATCCGTCAGGTGTCCGAGGCCCTCGGTTCCAACGGCTCGACGTCCATGGGCTCGGTCTGCGCCTCCACCATGTCGCTGCTGAACGCCGGTGTGCCGCTCAAGGCCCCCGTCGCCGGTATCGCCATGGGCCTGATCTCCCAGGAGATCGACGGCAAGACGCACTACGTCGCCCTCACGGACATCCTCGGTGCCGAGGACGCGTTCGGTGACATGGACTTCAAGGTCGCCGGTACGAAGGAGTTCGTCACCGCGCTCCAGCTCGACACCAAGCTGGACGGCATCCCGGCCTCCGTCCTGGCCGCGGCCCTCAAGCAGGCCCGCGACGCCCGCCTCCACATCCTCGACGTGATGATGGAAGCGATCGACACCCCGGACGAGATGTCCCCCAACGCCCCGCGGATCATCACCGTCAAGATCCCCGTGGACAAGATCGGTGAGGTCATCGGCCCCAAGGGCAAGATGATCAACCAGATCCAGGAGGACACCGGCGCCGAGATCACGATCGAGGACGACGGCACCATCTACATCGGTGCCCAGGTCGGCTCGCAGGCGGAGGCCGCCCGCGCCACGATCAACAGCATCGCCAACCCGACCATGCCGGAGGTCGGCGAGCGCTACCTGGGTACGGTCGTCAAGACCACCACCTTCGGTGCGTTCGTGTCCCTGATGCCGGGCAAGGACGGTCTGCTGCACATCTCGCAGATCCGCAAGCTCGCCGGTGGCAAGCGCGTCGAGAACGTCGAGGACGTTCTCGGTGTGGGCGCCAAGGTCCAGGTCGAGATCGCCGAGATCGACTCCCGCGGCAAGCTCTCGCTTGTCCCGGTGATCGAGGGCGAGACGGCCGACGAGGCTGAGAAGGACGACGCCGCCAAGTGA
- a CDS encoding M16 family metallopeptidase translates to MTSRSSATTARPSSEGRAVARTQTLLKGHNGIGTVRRTTLPGGLRVVTETLPSVRSATFGIWVQVGSRDETPTLNGATHYLEHLLFKGTKKRSALDISSALDAVGGEMNAFTAKEYTCYYARVLDTDLPLAIDVVCDMLTDSLILAEDVDAERGVILEEIAMTEDDPGDCVHDLFAHTMLGDTPLGRPVLGTVDTINSLTQAQISRFYKKHYDPRHLVVAAAGNVDHATVVRQVRKAFEKAGALSHTDAVPVTPRGGARALKTVGRVELLNRRTEQAHVVLGMPGLARTDERRWALGVLNTALGGGMSSRLFQEVREKRGLAYSVYSYTSGFADCGLFGVYAGCRPSQVHDVLKICRDELDRVANEGLSDDEIGRAVGQLSGSTVLGLEDTGALMNRIGKSELCWGSQMSVDDMLARIAEVTPDDVREVARDVLGQRPSLSVIGPLKDKQADRLHEAVS, encoded by the coding sequence GTGACGTCCCGTAGTTCCGCGACGACGGCCCGCCCCTCTTCGGAGGGGCGGGCCGTCGCCCGTACCCAAACGCTCCTGAAGGGTCACAACGGCATCGGCACCGTTCGCCGTACGACCCTCCCCGGCGGCCTGCGGGTCGTCACCGAAACCCTTCCCTCCGTCCGGTCCGCGACCTTCGGCATCTGGGTCCAGGTGGGTTCGCGCGACGAGACGCCGACGCTGAACGGCGCCACGCACTACCTGGAGCACCTCCTCTTCAAGGGCACCAAGAAGCGCAGTGCCCTCGACATCTCCTCCGCCCTGGACGCGGTCGGCGGCGAGATGAACGCCTTCACGGCGAAGGAGTACACCTGCTACTACGCGCGGGTGCTCGACACCGATCTGCCGCTGGCGATCGATGTGGTGTGCGACATGCTGACGGACTCGCTGATACTTGCCGAGGACGTGGACGCCGAACGCGGCGTGATCCTCGAAGAGATCGCGATGACCGAGGACGACCCGGGCGACTGCGTGCACGACCTGTTCGCGCACACCATGCTCGGCGACACCCCCCTCGGCCGTCCGGTCCTCGGCACCGTCGACACGATCAACTCGCTCACCCAGGCGCAGATCTCGCGCTTCTACAAGAAGCACTACGATCCGCGTCACCTGGTCGTCGCGGCCGCCGGAAACGTCGACCACGCCACCGTCGTACGCCAGGTCCGCAAGGCCTTCGAGAAGGCCGGCGCGCTTTCGCACACGGACGCGGTCCCGGTCACCCCGCGCGGCGGTGCCCGCGCCCTGAAGACCGTCGGCCGGGTGGAACTGCTCAACCGCCGCACGGAACAGGCGCATGTCGTCCTCGGCATGCCGGGCCTGGCCCGCACCGACGAGCGCCGCTGGGCGCTCGGAGTGCTGAACACGGCCCTGGGCGGCGGCATGTCGTCCCGCCTGTTCCAGGAGGTCCGCGAAAAGCGCGGTCTGGCCTACAGCGTCTACTCGTACACCTCGGGCTTCGCGGACTGCGGCCTGTTCGGCGTGTACGCGGGCTGTCGCCCCAGCCAGGTCCACGACGTCCTGAAGATCTGCCGCGACGAACTGGACCGGGTGGCGAACGAGGGCCTTTCCGACGACGAGATCGGCCGCGCGGTCGGCCAGCTCTCCGGCTCCACCGTCCTCGGCCTGGAGGACACCGGGGCGCTGATGAACCGTATCGGCAAGAGCGAGCTGTGCTGGGGCTCCCAGATGTCGGTCGACGACATGCTGGCCCGGATAGCGGAGGTCACCCCGGACGACGTCCGAGAGGTGGCACGTGATGTCCTGGGGCAGCGTCCCTCGCTGTCCGTCATCGGCCCGCTGAAGGACAAGCAGGCCGACCGCCTCCACGAAGCGGTCTCGTAA
- the rpsO gene encoding 30S ribosomal protein S15 encodes MPLDAATKKQIMSEFGQKEGDTGSPEVQVAMLSRRISDLTEHLKTHKHDHHSRRGLLILVGQRRRLLQYLAKKDIQRFRALVDRLGIRRGAAGGAK; translated from the coding sequence GTGCCGCTCGACGCCGCTACGAAGAAGCAGATCATGTCCGAGTTCGGTCAGAAGGAGGGCGACACCGGATCCCCCGAGGTCCAGGTCGCCATGCTCTCCCGCCGCATCTCGGACCTGACGGAGCACCTCAAGACCCACAAGCACGACCACCACTCGCGTCGTGGTCTGCTGATCCTCGTCGGCCAGCGCCGCCGCCTTCTGCAGTACCTGGCCAAGAAGGACATCCAGCGCTTCCGTGCGCTGGTCGACCGCCTGGGCATCCGCCGCGGTGCGGCCGGCGGCGCCAAGTAA